The window attgtgggggtttttttcccttgaggaaaATGTTtagtcttttgaaaaaaaaaaaacaccttgtggcctggatgaccgagaatcagtggtgggtttcaaaaattgttcgaacctactctgtggggtgtggcctcctttgtgggagtggctttccaccatgtgactggatgggagtggcttgctgcccatgtgaccggatataagATTATGAATTAGTACGTAGGtcgtccaagtagctattcagaaactctggcattgaagcatgcagtcttaaagctgtcaagttacacccctaaccctttagaaaaaaaaactagggatCTTGAAaactgaaagctttaagacttgtggacttcaactcccagaattcctcctccagtcacgttggctcaggaactctggcattgaagcatgcaagtcttaaagccttcaagttacaagatccttgcacccctaaccctttagcagtggtgggttccaaaaaatttcggaacctcttctgtaggtgtggcctgctttccgggtccactggtggaacctcttctaactggtccggtagatttgacgaacccacctctgccaagaatccccatagacattttGCCAGGTCCcaagtaaaaaaaaccccaacgaaagaagactccgaggcttttgagtttcctcaaggttccattttattagagacgtcatattggcacatctggggaaacccgaatctgaaagcttccaggttttccccacaccAGTGAAAATCCAAACCCTGCCCAGCATCCacgtgtccatcacatggtccaatcaggcaccgtccaacactggaagtgccTCCCtgtcacaccatcgcagctgcagggcaaggtgtccttgactctctgagaaaggaatgttattatagcaatagcaatagcagttagacttatataccacttcatagggctttcagccctctctaagcggtttacagagtcagcatattgcccccaacaacaatccgggtcctcattttacccacctcggaaggatggaaggctgagtcaaccttgagccggtgagatttgaacagccgaactgcagaactgcagtcagctgaagtagcctgcagtgctgcatttaaccactgcgccacctcggctcttttaggtGTTGAGACCGGAAAAATGCGTAGTGTACAATCATACAGAGCCCATCATTAAGTTCTCTCGGTTatgcctatctctctctctcccatattCCATagaatcccccctcccctttcccacaATGGGAATGTGGCAGGCATGAAGGGCTGAtgtaaagatggcttccaggtctgacacattGTGGCTTCTTCGGGAAAACTGAATTAAAATAGACTGTGaggcctgcagccctcttttttttgggggggggggtctttggcctgccacactttctattattctactaggccttttctattgtgggaaaaatgggaggggggattgtacggagttagatgctatgtagccataacaacattctttctagaaatccaaggtcatcctttgttctctGCACTgctgcacctgaccggatctggatggtggaagctgccagcgtggcagtggatgattggaccatgggatggacttgtgggtgtggggggcaagatcttgaactttcaactggggggggggggaaaccgggaagctttcagattcagcttttcccagatgtgccaacatggctctcttcataaattggaactttgaggaatcctttgccttggattctgatttagttttggatgctatttgggaccCTGGCATGGATCTTGGTTTAGTGTTTAGCAAACCCTGCCCTCACATCTCATTGGATCTCGAAAGTCCTTTTGAAAGGGTGATGTTTGGTTGAAATCAAGGAGTTTTACAGCGATGGTTAAGAATTAAAACGTTGGCTATAAGAAACTAGACCTTTTCACAAATATAGTTTTTTTCTTTCGTCTTCTTGTCCTTTTCCTGAATCGCTGGGCAGTCCAGCTTTCTTGCGGGGTGCTGAGGAATTTACCCTCCTTGTGAAAAACAACATCTGGTACCCAAAGTTCAACTTTACAAagtatgtgtatttttttttttaaaaatctcttttggCTGGAGTTGGGGCTACGGGGAGAAatgtgaggggtgtgtgtgtgtgtgtgtaggggtggGCTATGCAAAATGGCTCTGTGAAACCCTGGCGCTATTTTGATGAAAAATTGAAAACAGTTAAAAGCAGTGAGAAAGCACAACATATGCACAGCGATGTAtattagtgatcaaagttacaacagaccaaCTTGGGGGTTACTTAGCACCTCAACACGGGCTCCTTCGGGGTGCATATACCCAGACaccacttttctttctcttctaggAGAAACATACTTCCCTTCATCAATCGCACCTACCTGAAGGGCTGTAAATACAATGTCGAGACGGATCCCTTTTGCCCGATTTTTCGCCTCGGGGACATAGTTAAAGGTGCTGGCCAGAACTTTCAAGAGATGGCGGTTGAGGTGGGTCTCAAAACACATTGGGCTGGCCTGACctgggcttccccagcagcacgaagccgagtcctcatcccgataaaccccttttatttaatgtacgccgaattcctttccagcaaaatctttctttcaagatagttcacaattaccgaccttgatcaggcttggagagctgccaggccgatatctgcaaaacttggcgtCTCGGAGAGTTGCgagccaatgaagcgaactaattgtctcctgcaaactccactcccctgtcgctcctcttttattccttctgggaggggccattcaacgtccccctgtggccttactcctaagcccgcccctgttctttagctgttcccttcgtctggccactctgcgcatgtgcacactgggaacaggctccagctgttcttctgcctcactgatgtccgactctgaaggcagctgataactgtcagacggcccagGCCCTcattctgcctccgacacagagccctcctcagagccttccccagactccaggactggcccaggttcctccccaaccctcctcactttctgaatctgctgccacctcTGCTGGCCCCTGGCGGGCCCAACATGGAAAGGAAGAGCCATTTCATTTGACTTGGCGGCTTTCCTCACTTCTGGCCAAAGGCGGCATGTAATGTGCTTGATGCATTGAAGAGAATTCAGAGCTGACCATCAAAATCCATTGAGATTTGGAGCGATCGACTCCGGCAAAATGTTGACCGCATAGACAGGTGTTGGCCAGGATGGTAGTTAGTGGTAGCCTTCGTGCCTGGTTTGATCTGTCCTTTTTGCAGGGTGGCGTGATGGGCCTGCAGATCCGATGGGATTGCGACTTGGACACTTCAGCTTCCCGCTCGTGCCGAAGTATTCCTTTCGGCGAATTGACAACAAGGATCCTGCTCATTCCATTTCCCCAGGATTCAACTTCAGGTAAGGCAAGGTTCAAGCAGCTAAAGCTGGAAGTTGGTGGTGGGACATCTCAGCTGGAACTGGTGACTGATTTCGTTTTCGCACCAAATGAAGATGTTTTTTTAATCTCCGAAGAATTTCAGATCTgacagggtggtttttttttttaactgtttttacgCCAAACAGCATTtcgttttctgtttttaatttcacgGTTTTTTACAGCTTTATGCCAAAGCGGGTGAAGGTGCTGCTCACATACAAACTGCTAGATGgcgtgtaaaatatatttatgagtTTGTTTTAACTGGGAGAAACTACTTGAAGTGGTATTTGGATTTTGTGTGAAAGTAGGAGAGGACTCCATAACCGACGAAACTTTTACCGAGAGGGATATTATTTTGTCACAACTATGAAGTTCTTGGGGATATACATGAATGGCCCATCAATCTTGgaagggtggtggtgggggaggttTAAAATATTGGATTTATATATATTTCCAGCCTAGAAATGTTGCTGGGATGGCGTCACAATCATTGGCTTgaatttcactttctttctcctgGTATAGGTTTGCAAAATACTACCGCACCGCCACCGGCGTTCAGTACCGGACATTTGTAAAGGCTTATGGCATACGCTTTGACATTATGGTGTTTGGCACGgtaaatttttttttgggggggggattgtatgATGTATTTTATCTGTACTTTTGGAAAATGGTTccggttgagaaatattgctctAAGCTCGTGATGGCGAGCTTAagcaggtggcacgcggagccttTTGTCAGGGCACGCGCGGCGTTGCcgtgtcagctggccagtgcgcgtgCCTTCtgttgaagcctccagagagggAAAAACCGGCCAAGTGACCCAAAGTCACTTCCGACTTGCTCGTAGAGTCGTTtgtttgccctccggagccttcagggaagcctccggagggctaaaaccggtcctacgagcaaatcggaagtccattcctaaacttccggtttgcccgtaggaccGTTTTTttcacgctccggaggcttcagggaagctcctgggtgggggctgttttcgccctccccaggctcctataaagcctctggagactggggagggcaaaaaaagcacgccaaaaagAGGGCGGAGCGctggttgtgcgtgcatgcgtgctgggtTAGCGCGCATAACATGGATATGGCACGTCCGTGCACAATCCCCCCTGCGCGTCCCTCCCCCCCGCATTGGCATGCAAACCCAAAAAAggctcaccatcactgctctaagccATTAATCATGACCCACAAACCAccatcggttcaccgacaaatgcacgcacgacaaatgcgtggcgagaaaaccgcgatgtcaaaatcgcgcccacaacagcgcgccaacaaaagtgccccgcaaaagcgcgccatcacaaacaacgcgaaaacaacataattaccctaaacctaaccctaatcgtgcttttgtgggggcggttttgtcggcgcgttgttgtgggcgcgatttgacgttgcggttttctcgccgcggtttgtcgggcgcgcatttgtcgggtcacgaccaCCATCAATACAATCACACGTGGAAACAAAGACCACAGCTCATTGTGTGAATCGAAAACGGTATCTTGAAAATTTCTGCAGTGTTCTTAAGGAGATATAAtagaatattttgcttctattcgTTATGTTTTTAAGGCTGGGAAATTCGACATCATCCCTACTATAATCAGTATTGGATCCGGCTTCGCTCTGTTTGGCATGGTGAGAAActtattttcttccccccccccgtcccccgagtagtttttaaaatgttcctaGTCTTTGGaagatttttcttttctcaaaatACTTTCCCTTGTGAACCCTCATCCAGGCCACCATCTTCTGTGATATCATTGTCCTGTATATTATGAAGAAAAGATACTTGTATAGAGAGAAGAAATACAAACGCGTGGACGAGTACGAATTGGTAAGCTTGCCGCTTCCCGGCGGTTTTAAGACAGTTCGCGCTTTGTAACCCAAACCAACGTAAATTAAAAACGATATCCTCCTACTTAAGGATTTTAGCATCTGCTTGCAGAAGTGGAGAAGGTAAATTGCAAACCTGCCTGTGGAATTGCTCTTTTGTCTCTCCAGATGGCTTGAGGATTATAATTTGTGTTCTAGGCCCAAAGAGAGGGGTAAATAAACTGCTAGACAGCTTGATGaattgctgtttagacagcttaacgagacgccaagattccagagctgttaaGAATAACAACCCCCGTCAGGTTTCTGCCCAACGGAAGTCCTGAATTCAGGACTTATCTTGGTtctacaaaaaaattaaaatattttctctgaatgagtgatccccccctttttttaattcaTCTGTCAACTTGGGAGGAAAACGTCAGTCTTAATTCAAGGTTGgacaaccttggtaactttaagacgggtggatttcaactccaccCGTCTTAAAAGTTACCAACGTTGGGACAACCCTGGTGTAATTGGGTTTCTCCCATCCTGAGTCTTGCCTTTATATTCTAGCTCCGGCATACGGATGGATGCCAGGCAGAAGTCCAAGACTGAGCCACAATGCGATGATCCTTCACAAACGATCCTGCTCATCTCACCCCAGCCAAGATGATCCGTGATTCCTCCGTCTCACCCCGGCCTCCGTCCAGCTTTGCTTCTGTTGGTGGACTCCTGAACCAAAATGGAAAGCAATCTTCTCCTGAAAACCTTCCAATGCTTTTTGGGCGCGGGGTCTGCCAAGCTTTGAGTAGACCGAGAGTTTTGCATCGGATCTTCTATGTGCCTCGCCCACCGTCCAGTCCTTTGGACAGATGGGGATGTAGGCACAGATGTGGTGGGACCAAGAAAACTTCTTTGCTATTTCTGGAATTGCCGATTTCTGATCTGCTTCTCTTCGTTACGTATCACACACCCCACCCACTCATTTGGAAAGGGTGGAAAGAGTCACTTTTCCATGGTCATcccctttttttttaagggaTGCAATTTGCAATCTCTATTTTTGAAATTAAGCGGATCTTGAGAATGCCCGCTGGACTAGAATTCCAACCTGGAGATCCCCAGGATGTTAAATAAATGCAACATGCTGGCATGTTCGCCTCTTCCCTCTCCAGCTTCTACTACTGAATCCCTGCTGCCCTGTTTCTAAACACGGAAATTTCATAAGACAGATGAAAAGATAATGGCACTTTCCCTCAAAAGTGCAAATAATCTGTTTTGCAAGACAAAAAAAGGCACTGGGAATTATGATTTCTGTCGCTCTTTTTTCTTGGCGAATGGTTGCGTTTGAAAATACAATATCAACAAAATATACCCATaatgagatgggagggagggagggaggggaaagagaaagacagaaagaaaagaaaaagagaagaaagagagaaaatgaggaGGATGAAAGGAAGGGTAGAGAAAGAAATTTCATAGACAGATGAAAAGATAATGGCACTTTCCCTCTTTTAGGAGTGAGGCAGCATCGATGAGaatattttgcaaaacaaaataaaggcaCTGGGAATTATGATTTCTGTTGCTATTTTTTCTTGGCGAATGGTTGCGTTTGAAAATACAATATCAACAAATATACCCATaatgagatgggagggagggaggggagagaaagagaaagacagaaagagaagaaagagagaaaggagaaagaaagccgGCCTTATAAAAACATTCCTGATTCTTAAAGTAGCATCATCACAAATGGCGATACAGACACGCTTGCAAACACAAAAATCGAAATTACTCCATCCTACGCTTCCTCCTCATCCCTCTTAACATTTCACAGCACTCCTGACCGATATTTCCactgttttgggggggggagcagcaccTGAAAACACACAGCCCCCTCCCCATTACaatgagccccccccccattctccttTTGCTTTTACGGCAACAAATGCTACCGTCTCGCAATCCCGCCGGGTTAGAATAAGAACGTGATGGTCCAAATTACTTGCCCTGCACAGAAGGAACCTGCCAGAAATTATTCTGACgctcgtgatttttttcccctttttttaatggaatgagaactttttaaatctttttttaaaacatgtttttcttaaaaaacaaaacaaaaaagaaccaaGGCAGCCTTTCCATGCGTTAATTCTTggcggctttttttttttaaaaaaaaacagatgcaaaGACTTGAATGAGCCGTTATACTTCCGAGCAAAGTTAATCTGCGAAAAAGATTACGGGGTGAGGTTCCTAACGCATCTGGGAATTGGTTTTGACAACACTTCCCTCCCTTCGGAACTGCGACTCTACCGGAATATGTGACGCCGGCTGCTTTCTAAAACCAGAAGTGCGGAGGAAAACGGGAGAGGACGAAACTCCTCTTTGTAAGCAAAGAGTGCTcaacagcaaaaaaataaaataaaataaattggttttGGTTTCAATCCATGGGAAGAATCTTGGGAAAAACTGCAGAATCTCTACGTCCATCCTCGAAAGTTATTGGACCGTGGAACATGCCAGCAAGTGCCGGATGGCTACTGCTTATAAAACCCTGAATTTTGTGACTTTTTAGCTTATACAGTAACACGGACAGAAAGTATTAGAATTAGGATCCGTAAATACGAGCCATTTGTGCTTCAACACAACCGCAACAACCTGTCTTCAAACGCAGAGTCTTGGCCCCTTCCGTCTTTCGCTTTCGGACGAAGGGAAAAACTCTTTCCCAAAAATACAATAGCTCCGCTCTTAAAAATAAAACGGAATCGCCTGCTCACAAAAAGCGAAGCCTTCTGCAAACACCTTAGTGTGACGTCGGTTTGGTTTCCATGCAATAAAaaggataacaataataatataattattaaaaaaaaacaccccaaagcaagcattttttattttaaaaagttggacCGTGGTTTTTGCAAAGGATTTGGCCTGAGCAGACGTCGGTTTCTTTCCAAACTCGGTTTTATTTTTGGTGAGTTTCTttcacacctcccccccccccccaaaaaatgtcgGCACGATGCTCCCCAGCTGCGGTGAATGGCCGCCAGTAAGCCTGAAGGGTGATAATCCTCCTCGGTTCCCACATCCTGGTTTCCAATCAGCAGAGATCTTTTGGGTGGCGAGGGGATGGGTTCGGATCTGTACAGCATGCTGTCCCAAACTCTTTACGTCCTGCGTTTCGGACAAGGAACCAACGTGGTGGAAGAAGGCATGCCGGCTCAACCGTCAGCGGGACGTCCTCTCCTCGCGGGACCACGCCTGAGAGCTAACCAGGTGCCCCTTTTCCAGGAAGGGCAAGGGGGTGTTTTGtggtttttctttcaagaaagCAGTTCATCTTCGCTCACATTTGGCAGATTGTTCGTGGCGCGGAAGGCCTCTTCGCTGCTTTGTTTTCTGCTTTGAAAGGAAgacaaaaagagccgaggtggcgcagtggttagggtgcagtactgcaggccacttcagctgactgctatctgcagttcggcggttcaaatctcaccggctcaggttgactcagccttccatccttccgaggtgggtgaaatgaggacccggattgttgttgggggcgatatgctgactctgtaaaccgcttagagagggctgaaagccctatgaagcgctataagtctaactgctattgctaagacaaAGATGGGGTGGTGGTGCTAAAATGTAGGAACGGAAAGAAATCTGGGGGATTTTCTCCAACCCCATTTTTTCAAGTTTTAAGAGATGTTCAACatcaagaggaagggggagagggagggaagggaaagaggaggagagagggagggaggaaggggaggaatggaaggagagaaggagggaaggaggaagggagggagggaggaagggaaggaaggaagggaaggaaggaagggaaggaaggaaaggaggaaggaaaggaaggaagggaggaaagggagggaggaaaggaaggaaggagagaggagggaggttcAGAGGCTACACGTCAACAATAGCCCACTCAGAGGCACTTACATCAAGTAAGTCTGTCGGTCCGGTGCAGACAGAAAtctttcttctcttctactcCCCTCAAACGGATTTCCAAAAGATCTTTTCCTGATCATGGATTTTACCAGGATCTGAGAACAGGAGATATTTCCGTATTTACGTCAAGCCCTCTTCCACCATTATGACTCTGAGTTCTCTTGGAGATCActcatgtatattattattactattatatactttattcattaaacatgaaactcagccaactgaacattcaaaaatgcactacaaataccagtgactggtgctaatggtggatacggtttgctgccggcgtcctaggtatcaaccaaggaccttcttaaaatatacgatgttccaaggttgttgttgttatattattattattattatatacatccCAGCCAATGCAGAGAACCTTTCCAGGATCAAGAGAGAGGTAAAtgcctttggtgtgtgtgtgtgtgtgtgtgtgtgtgtgtgtatgtatatatatatatatatatatatatatatatatatagatatatatatatatatatatatatataatatatatacattataatatataatatatatatatatatatatatatatatattatatattatatgtctttggtgtgtgtgtgtgtgtgtatgtatgtatgtatgtatgtatgtagtattagtgctgataaataaataaagggagactagtatagatctatttcaagctatttagctctcatcagctagccataccctgactgggattcaaacctgggctgtattgcttattaggcagatgttttaaccattaagccacaggctcgatccattatcagctgagccagggagaaaggtatatatttaaagtcacaacccctggtatgccccaattatgggaggaagctaactgcttccatatatatatataataaacaaacTTCCCAAGGAGAGAAGTCAATTTCCCCAGGGATCTTAACAAGCCAGAAATGGAAACGTGTCAACCTCTTGCACGGGGTAAATCTAGAATTCGACCAGCTGAGTCCATTATTCCCACTTCATCTGAAGCTCTGAGTCAGGCCCTCTGGCTCTCCGCAGGGACCAATAACGGCTTAATGGCAAAGCCGTTATCGAAATTGGAGCCGATTCGAAAGGCGTGGAATCGACACCCTGGAAAGGCCGGCAGCGGCGTCAACCCACGGGACGGGGTATTCGAAGTCCACTCACCACGGTGGCTAAGCTGGGGACGTGCTTGACCGAATTCTCCACTCTTCTTCGGTCACCTCGATCAGCGTGCAATTTTCATCTTCCGTCGGCAGTGGTTCCGTGTCGTTCTTGGTGACCCACGGGTGCAGCTGGGGGCacggaaaagagggagggaggaggaagagacaaGCGTTGGCAGGAAAATTAGGGGGGGAACCTCATCATAAGGAATATGGCACTTTGGTTACATATTAAAACTTCCCATTAATCTAGTCTCTACTGTTTTCAAGAAACTGAACCTGGCCATGAAGTTACCTTAATTTCTGGGATGGTGATCCTGGATTCGGCTTTTTATCCAGCATCTGGGTTATAAGATCCTTCAGTTCGTCAGCAATGTCTggtcttggataataaaataaataaaataaataagaacaatgCCTGTTGGGTTGAGCAATGGTGGTTAAGTAAGGGGGGacgcggtggcttagtggctaagatgctgagcttgtcaatcagaaaggtgattggcggttcgaatccccagcgccgcgtaacggagtgagctccctgttacttgtcccagcttctgccaacctagcagttcgaaagcacgttaaaaatgcaagtagaaaaataggaaccacctttggtgggaagggaacagcgttccgtgcgcctttggcgttgagtcatgccggccacatgaccacggagacatcttcggacagcgctggcttttcggctttgaaacggagatgccccctagagtcgggaatgactagcacatatgtgcgaggggaacctttacctctacctTATGGTGGTTAAGAAGTAAAAGTTGTAAGAATTTATCTTCAAAGGAAGTCAGGGGTGATTCATGGCCCTCctcccgccccccctcccccccagatcTGAGCTGATACGATTCCTCCCACTTGCAATGCCTCTAAAAGCATCAACGCAtctactcagtggtgaaattcaattttttttactaccggttctgtgggtgtggccaggtgggcatggcaggggaaggtggttagagtgcagtactgcagccattcagctgactgttatctgcagttcagctgttcaaatctcaccgtctcagggttgactcagccttccatccttccgaggtgggtgaatggggacccagactgtgggggtgatatgctgactctgtaatccgcttagagagggctgaaagccctatgaagcagtatataagtctaactgctattgctattgctatagattagtgcaaaatccccattccctccccactctggggccagctagaggtggcatttgccggttctccgaactactcaaaaactCCGCTACCGAGGGataataattggagttgaacTATTGAGGCAAAAGGATGTTGTATGGATTCAATATTCagatatcttgtttaaaattaaggaataacaattacagttgaaaaattggcatttaataataatgtacttatgtttctgtaatgaagaattttgtgattcgatatataattgtaagtggtgaccGTGTGAAGGACGCACAGAATCTTGTAACTAAACAACacgctatatgaaatggaagacggttgtatgttttatgttttttgttcgtttgtttgtttaaaaaattaaaagaaaatctgctaccggttctccagaacctgtcagaacttgctggatttcaaCCCTGCCATCTACTCAACGTGAGAtccaggaacacacacacacacacccattgagcatggaagggaagggggggggg of the Thamnophis elegans isolate rThaEle1 unplaced genomic scaffold, rThaEle1.pri scaffold_236_arrow_ctg1, whole genome shotgun sequence genome contains:
- the LOC116523385 gene encoding LOW QUALITY PROTEIN: P2X purinoceptor 4-like (The sequence of the model RefSeq protein was modified relative to this genomic sequence to represent the inferred CDS: inserted 2 bases in 2 codons; substituted 1 base at 1 genomic stop codon), with amino-acid sequence MDTSQIFYSFFFEYETPRIVSIKSRKVGFTKRLIQLVILAYVIGWVFXWEKAYQETDSVVSSVTTKMKGVTMTNTSDLGPRVWDVADYVFHLRXAENSVFVMTNMIVTLNQTQGSCPEFPDKTTTCESDADCKKGYSGTHSNGVQTGKCVVYNQTDTTIIKTCEVFAWCPVEKNENLPNPAFLRGAEEFTLLVKNNIWYPKFNFTKRNILPFINRTYLKGCKYNVETDPFCPIFRLGDIVKGAGQNFQEMAVEGGVMGLQIRWDCDLDTSASXLVPKYSFRRIDNKDPAHSISPGFNFRFAKYYRTATGVQYRTFVKAYGIRFDIMVFGTAGKFDIIPTIISIGSGFALFGMATIFCDIIVLYIMKKRYLYREKKYKRVDEYELLRHTDGCQAEVQD
- the LOC116523386 gene encoding LOW QUALITY PROTEIN: calcium/calmodulin-dependent protein kinase kinase 2-like (The sequence of the model RefSeq protein was modified relative to this genomic sequence to represent the inferred CDS: inserted 2 bases in 2 codons); this encodes VTQLWLGLSLNFFATHTVQFEGEHSQFLLCAPTPPTNLCQPQYLSGIFLSFFFQCPFMDERILSLHSKIKSQLLEFPDQPDIADELKDLITQMLDKKPXSRITIPEIKLHPWVTKNDTEPLPTEDENCTLIEVTEEEXENSVKHVPSLATVILVKSMIRKRSFGNPFEGSRREERFLSAPDRQTYLIRKQSSEEAFRATNNLPNVSEDELLS